Proteins from a genomic interval of Musa acuminata AAA Group cultivar baxijiao chromosome BXJ1-9, Cavendish_Baxijiao_AAA, whole genome shotgun sequence:
- the LOC103997102 gene encoding uncharacterized protein LOC103997102 gives MPLAKLSMTLPLQALYNLMEPCHVITSRLASSPFSSFCAHMEAAGDREPWEAALDDATLDVLTEIDGTLQMELSDDKHGEEADDDRLGPVIRSLEAEISAAAAAAAGSVAGCSNGDTMLESGHHHEDCEDCRLDDILSGPDSHGCSTSSTYLVEDPFGWVEMEAAGVGSPCSDLVDWYADECISDQVGVVGHGEARCHSTSYYSEQYTSLWE, from the coding sequence TTGTCATGTCATCACCAGCAGGCTCGCCTCATCTCCTTTCTCATCCTTCTGTGCTCATATGGAAGCAGCCGGTGATAGAGAGCCGTGGGAGGCGGCCCTTGACGATGCAACGTTGGACGTGCTGACGGAGATCGATGGCACCCTTCAGATGGAGCTGTCGGACGACAAACACGGGGAAGAGGCCGACGACGACAGGCTCGGGCCGGTGATCCGGTCTCTCGAAGCCGAGAtctccgctgctgccgccgccgccgccggttcGGTAGCGGGTTGCAGCAATGGCGATACGATGCTGGAGTCGGGTCACCACCACGAGGACTGCGAGGACTGCAGACTGGACGACATTCTATCAGGTCCTGACAGCCATGGCTGCTCGACGTCGTCGACGTACCTCGTCGAGGACCCCTTTGGCTGGGTGGAGATGGAGGCGGCGGGCGTGGGATCTCCATGCAGTGACCTGGTCGATTGGTATGCCGACGAGTGCATCAGCGACCAGGTCGGGGTGGTGGGTCATGGCGAAGCAAGATGTCACTCGACTTCGTACTACAGCGAGCAGTACACATCCCTGTGGGAGTAA